In Maylandia zebra isolate NMK-2024a linkage group LG9, Mzebra_GT3a, whole genome shotgun sequence, the genomic stretch CACTCAGTGACAATCAGCCCAACGTTTGATGGTGTGATCAGTCTGCCATGACTCGTGTAGGCAAACTGGTCACTGTGGACATCAACGCTCTCCAACATCAGCGTCACATGACTCAGACCTGTGGTCtagacacacacgcaaacacacacgcaaagacacacacacgcaaagacacacacacgcaaacacacacacaaacacacacacacgcaaagacacacacacgcaaagacACAAAGCCGGTGCTGCTGCTTCATATTGTGTGAAAGCAGTCGAGTGTTAACGAGGGAGTGTTGGGTTATTCCCctgcatgctgtgtgtgtgtgtgtgtgtgtgtgtgtgtgtgtgtgtgtgtgtgtgtgtgtgtgtgtgtgatatgaaGATTAGGGGAGAACCCTCCTGTGAGCACTTCCTGTAGCTGCACTCGGGCCTccagctgagctgctgacaaACACCAGCGGCCTTCAGCCTGACAGGAAGCTGACCGCCGCCTTTAAAGAAGCTtcacaccacagaagaagagcaCATGCACAGGCTGGATGATTGACAGCTCACCTTTACCCTGACATCCTGTCCAATGGGCTGAAGCAGCTCCAGACTCAGTGGACTCAGTGAGAGTCCAGGTTAAAAGCTTTCCGTGTCAGACGTTTATactgaaatgtaatttaaagATCGACTGTAACTGTACACAGGTGTTTGGAGGCAGCAGAGGAGACCTCAGACATCTGCCTCCCACCTCCAACTTCCCAAACCAGGTGTGCCCcagtcctcctcctctcctctgcaTACCTGAAACACCTGAAGGCGTCCACGAGGCGTCCTGCTCAGGTGCCAGCTTGAGTCTGGAGCTCCACCTTCTTGGTCGCTCTGTTAGTACagtaacctcacagcagccatgttatcagtcacatgatgttaaataaaaatgctccAGCAGCACAGACACGGTGCAGAGGTCCAGCTCAGGTgaagctagcagacagctagcaccgtccacctgtcagtcacagaggccacgcccctaatcaCTCAAAGCCTTAATAGAGTTTAAAGAGGTGACATTCTGTGTACGAGGCTGTAACCACATTTATTTGAACACGGAGTCTgagggactgactcactgctgcctctgctggacgtcGGAGGAGTTGCAGGCTTTGCAGAGTTCGCTTATTTCTTCAGGCCTGCAGGCCGATGAGGGCCAACACCAGTCCTCAGCATGGAGTCAGCGGGACTCTGGCAAAGAAGTGAGCAGTCCGGCTTCGGCCTGATTCCCACCCCGCTGGCATGATGAGTCACATGTGGGGGCGGGGTTTACCTGCACAGACACCTGGGAGTTATTTGACCCTGAAGTCTGAGCTCGATAAGGCCTTCAGAGATCAGATGTTAGCGAGATGACTCAACTGCTTCAGTCAGTACTGTCCTCAGAGAAcggctcacacagctgcaggaAGGCCAGGCGTGATGGGCTGACCCCGTGTTTCACATTTGGGTGCTCTCAGGGCTCGAAAAAGCCACCATCCTCCAGCAAGACAACATCAGAGAGAGAAACCACCGCGCTGCGCTGAGCGCCACGATGGAAAGTTTGACTGCAGAATTCTGAGAAAGCAGCACAGCTCACCACTGCCTGTGTTCTTAGAGatctctgcacacacacacacacacacacagatgtgtgtgtgcgtgtgtgtgtgtgtgtgtgtgtgtgtgtgtgtgtgtgtgtgtgtgtgtgtgtgtgtgtgtgctccttGCTGTGAGCAGGTTCTGAAGAAACGGTGTGTCAGCTGGCCTGAAGCCTGAGGCGGAAACTCAACCACACTGATTACCTGGAAAGATATTTCTGGGtaataccacacacacacacacacacacacacacacacacacacacacacacacacacacacacacacacacacagcctctcGTGTTATCAGGCAGTAGATATAACTGAAGGAAACCACAGCGACAGGAGAGAATATAATTAGAAAGTGAACTGTTTGGGCCTCAGGCTCTCTGCACCAGACTCCATTTTATTTTCGAGCGATTTTCAGGAGCTTTATGACCACACACTCACGCCACATACTGAAAACCTGCTGCATGGAAACCACACAAACCCATGGAACAGGCCTGCTGGTGGTGTGCAGTTTACTGATGAAGGACCACGaagtgaagatgatgatggagccATTAATTAGTAGGGTGTTAGCAGATTGTTGGCTGGGAACTAGTGGGCCTTTAGTGGGTCATAGCGGGGTGTTAGCAGGGCGTTGGCAGGGCGTTGGCAGGGCATTAGCGGGCGCTAGCAAGTAATTAGTAGGGTGTTAGCAGGTTGTTGGCGGATCATTAGCACGGCGTTAACAGTGCATTAGTGGGTCATTAGTGGGCGTTAGCGAGTAATTAGTAGGGTGTTAGCAGGTTGTTGGCAGGGAGCTAGTGGGCCTTTAGTGGGTGATTAGTGGGGTGTTAGCAGGGCGTTAGCAGGGCATTAGCGGGCGCTAGCGAGTAATTAGTAGGGTGTTAGCAGGTTGTTGGCAGGGAGCTAGTGGGCCTTTAGTGGGTGATTAGCAGGGTGTTAGCAGGGCGTTAGCAGGGCACTAGCGGGCGCTAGCGAGTAATTAGTAGGGTGTTAGCAGGTTGTTGGCGGATCATTAGCACGCGTTAACAGTGCATTAGTGGGTCATTAGTGGGCGTTAGCGAGTAATTAGCGGGGTGTTACGACGGTATTAGCAGATCATTAGCAGGGCCTTAGCGGATCGTTAGAGGTCATTAGCAGGGTTAGCAGGACGTTAGCGGGCCTCAGATGCTCCGTCACAAAATCACTGCCTGTCTCAAACCCAGGCTGTGCTCACAGACACGCCCCGTCCTGATGAGGTCACAGGGCCTTTCTTCTAGTCCTTATCAGGACCAACTCCGGGGCTCCCTCTGTAGGAGCACCACTTCTTGCTTCTCCAGGTTGACGAGGCACTCCCAGCACATTCTGGGTCTCCCTGGGGCTTCCTCCTCTCACACCTCACTGAGGAGGCGTGCTGCTCAGAGGCTCGTTTGCTGGGTTTCAGTTCTCCTGACCGATGTttggatgaatgaatgattCAGGAGCTCTGAGTGATGCAGCGACCTCCTGGAGGTTTGGAGCAGAGCTGAGAgcgcagctccctctgcaggagggagaCGCTCGCTGCTCATTTCAACTTTCTCAGGTCACATGaggattatgtgtgtgtgtgtctcagtttCAGTTTAACGGTTttatcatcacacacacacacacacacagagtcatgtTTTTATATCCTTGTGGGGACATCttattgacataatgctttccccagctgcttgccGTATCCACCTAAAATGAACTCTAACCCTGAGCCTAGACCTGAGCCTGAGCTTAACTGTAgctctgacactaaaaccacattttgagtctcaaaaatgtcttcaaactCGTGAGGATGTTGTTGGTCCCCACAGGTATAGTGCATGCCAATTTACTGTCCCCACCAAGATGTCTAAACatgtacactcacacacacacagaggccacAGAGTTTTAGGGATTTTCTACACTTTGCATATAATTTGCAATCAAACCAaaatactctgtgtgtgtgtgtgtgtgtgtgtgtgtgtgtgtgtgtgtgtgtgtgtgtgtgtgtgtgtgtgtgtgtgtgtgtgtgtgtgtgtgtgtctgtttgaagGGTGAGGTCGGGACCAGGTTTAGGGTCCTCACAAACACCCCCATGTTCAGTGCTCATACACTCTCTGTGGCTCTGATATTGTCTGATTGATCTGATTCGTCGGACCTCCTGGTACGTTTGCAGCGATCTCCTCAGCTCTCTCACTCCTGCAGGTTCACCTCCTTCAAGGACGCCTCAAACATATCTGCGACTCCCTGAAGCACCAGAGCGTGCTCAGTCGATCCTGAACTCTGTCCTGGACTTCCTTCAACCACAGCCAGACCACAGTTAGCTTACATGAACTTCTTCAAGTACACTTGAACctcattaaacattaaaaactctCAAGCACCTTTTCAGAACCCCCGAAAAAGCAGAGGAAGAACCAAAACCACCTCATCAATTGATGAGAAACAAGGAGTCCTGGAATTCCAGGAAAATTCAGGGGCTCTCAGCTGGAAGACAAGAGAGGAGTAGATGAGGAAACAGGAATGGAAGGATGCATGAGGAAGGACACAGCCAAGCAGGAAAGTCAACCACAAGGAAACAGAGAAAGGTTACAGCAAAGGAAACAAGGAAACATCAGTGGAGATAAGGACTCGGAGGGAAATCGTGCTCCTACCCATCCTCCGTTGTCATGGATCCATCTCCGGAGCGACGGCGAGTCCAGACTCTCCTCCATCCAGCTGGCGATATCGTCCATCTGACCTTCGTCGCCCGACTTGGCGGCCGCGGCGCTCAGAGCTCCGCCCAGCTCCATCATGGCGACGATGCGTCCCCAGTTCACGCCATCCCTGAACAGCTCCTCTCTGATAGCCGTCAGGTGGCGCCGGCGTGCAGCGCCACCGCCGTTCCCACGCAGTTGCAGCACCGTCACCTGCGCAGACAGCTCGTTGCCGTAAAGTCGCTCCAACTCATCGCCGGCGCTCCGCAGCACGGTCTGCAGGCAGGGTGGGGCCACAGGAGGGTCTAGGAGGAGATGATGATGCCATTACTCTGCGACATGTTTGAGGAAGCGGGTAACTAAGTGGACGTCTCCTCACCTGGACGCGGGGCTCTCTCGTCATTGGCCCGGCGCTGAGGCCAAGCCACGCCCCTGCCGAGCAGCTTGTAGCGCAGGAAGTCCTCCACCAGGTCCCGGCTGCTGTAGGCGGCGGCCATCGCCCCCCGCTGGCTCACCACCAGCACGTCATCCTCCTCAGCCAATGAGAACGCCTTTTGCAGTTGACAGTCACGTGCTGCAACTCCTCACACAAGTATCGATCGCTGATCAGCTGTGCTGTGACGTCAGCGCTTCAGACTCCGCCCACAGCGAGGACGGTCCGAGGATCGGGTTCAGACCGGTTCAGGCTCCGCGCGGTGCTCTGTTACCGGCGGGCGGAGGTGCGCGCGCAGCCGCGGGGCGCGCCGCGAGGACGCGCTCTGAACACATTCAAGGTGATGGCGGCGCGACGGCGCGCGCTGCTTCTGATCAATAACCGATAATCAGTCCGCTCCCTTCACGATGCACGTGCTGCTCACACTTACGCGCAAACAGCGGGCACGCCCCTCCGGGATTCCCCCGCAGCTCTgcgaggaggaggagctctGCTCCGCGAGCGCGCACTTCCTCATCCTACGTCACTCGCATCTGCAGCTCCTCGCGCGTGGGTGCGGGCGTGCACGTGTAAAAATGTCGTGGTTTGTAAGTGAAACGTGATGTAAGAGCAACAAAAGCCGACTTTTCCAACACGTGACGTGTTTGTGACGATGATGAGAAACGTCAGTCTgagcagtggcggtcctagcctgtttggcgccctgggcgaacactccctccggcgccccctccccccctccacccacacacacacacacacacacacacacacattatggattatacattaacataaaacttgTTGGACCCATACTGAATTTCACCagagaagcacacacatacatgaagagagagagagtatgcatactatgcaaacggctaccaaacagccatcataattcgccgtacaatgagaacaggacaaataaagaattgacaatgactaattaatattgtgCTGAACACACGCTCTTTTCTGGAATATTCTCACTaattttcttgatatttatttataatcaccTCTGTTAGTCCTTGCTATTTATAATTGAGTGATctgtatatattagtgctgtttCTTAAACgtgtaaaatctgtaacatcatgtattgtttggagtttagtctgttactgttactatttttaccatttcttcttggagcaactgtaacccacataatttctttaagggttaataaagtattctgattctgattggttcaggatgacctgccattatccaatcacacatctgcttacctgcatctgttgctcgtttctcctcctcttcttttctcttttttctaagctgagcacctgatggctttgaacttttcttgtccatcttccattggttttagttttgcactccagtatgaacacaaatcccgCAACctgaggatcaccacaacataacctaacacaccgacaccttagttcac encodes the following:
- the LOC101477921 gene encoding apoptosis regulator Bcl-2; the encoded protein is MAAAYSSRDLVEDFLRYKLLGRGVAWPQRRANDERAPRPDPPVAPPCLQTVLRSAGDELERLYGNELSAQVTVLQLRGNGGGAARRRHLTAIREELFRDGVNWGRIVAMMELGGALSAAAAKSGDEGQMDDIASWMEESLDSPSLRRWIHDNGGWDAFVELYESRPTDSFWSLRTVCGLVVLGAVGVILGFLFSQKQN